A single window of Nicotiana sylvestris chromosome 3, ASM39365v2, whole genome shotgun sequence DNA harbors:
- the LOC138887491 gene encoding uncharacterized protein codes for MDHESTTQHLMNAARQGDLSPTQVEKAKSAAKESHVEFVLTLIYAKCDAIERIELWDSLYAMARDMDTPWLVGGDFNVIWDEEEKFGGLPVSLNEIDDFRHCVNTCNLFDLGFKGNIFTWWNGTAEEDCIFKRLDKCLANVEFQQTFPGIEVQHLSKTGSDHSPMYLKCDIETPLIKKPFKFLNFWVEHATFKDVVKENWTADFSANPYILFNHKLKKLKKALSLWSKPTFGDIFQKIASMEKVVMVHEEEFEANPTGMNRDRLQKFQTELIKCLALEEKYWQQKAGMTWLKEGDRNTMFFHAEVREEQEIAEEAIKFYEEQFTEAATPSSFDIVEYVPNLINTEQNAELINQPTKEEVKVAVLGLNGDSVGGPDGFVKGRNIVENILLTQEIVTDIRLRTKDGTNVILKLDMIKAYDRLSWLFLTKVLRKMGFTERLIGIVFGLVSNNWYSILINGQAHGFFKSSRGVKQGDPVSPTLFILAAEALSRGLNALHTNLYFCGFGMPKWSPKINHLAYADDMIIFSSSNEISLMLIMQVLKAYEAASGQLVNKTKSVVYLHHLTDMEVVSKVDRITSIHRNDFPIIYLGCPIFYARIKLEYYQPLITKVMDKLQSWKGKLLSV; via the exons ATGGATCATGAATCGACTACCCAACACCTTATGAATGCTGCAAGGCAAGGTGACTTATCACCTACGCAAGTGGAAAAGgcaaaatcagcagcaaaag AATCGCATGTGGAGTTTGTCCTAACATTAATATATGCGAAATGTGATGCAATTGAGAGGATAGAATTATGGGATTCATTATATGCAATGGCAAGGGATATGGATACACCATGGCTCGTAGGAGGTGATTTTAATGTAATATGGGATGAAGAAGAGAAGTTTGGTGGGCTACCTGTGTCATtgaatgaaattgatgattttcgaCACTGCGTCAACACTTGCAATCTCTTCGACCTTGGATTTAAAGGCAAcatatttacatggtggaatgggaCAGCAGAGGAAGACTGTATATTCAAAAGGCTAGACAAATGTTTGGCCAATGTTGAGTTCCAACAAACATTTCCAGGAATAGAGGTGCAACATTTGTCAAAGACTGGTTCTGATCATAGTCCAATGTATCTGAAGTGTGATATTGAGACTCCATTAATAAAAAAGCCTTTTAAGTTCTTGAATTTTTGGGTGGAACATGCGACTTTTAAAGATGTGGTGAAAGAGAATTGGACAGCTGATTTCAGTGCAAATCCTTATATTCTTTTTAatcacaagttaaaaaaattaaagaaggccCTTTCATTGTGGAGTAAGCCTACATTTGGAGATATTTTCCAAAAGATAGCAAGCATGGAGAAGGTAGTGATGGTTCATGAAGAAGAATTTGAAGCAAATCCTACAGGGATGAACAGGGATAGGCTACAAAAGTTTCagacagaattgatcaaatgtCTTGCACTAGAGGAGAAATATTGGCAACAAAAGGCAGGCATGACTTGGTTGAAGGAAGGGGATAGGAACACTATGTTCTTCCACGCAGAAGTGAGAG aagaacaagaaattgcAGAAGAGGCTATCAAATTCTACGAGGAACAGTTCACAGAAGCAGCTACTCCTTCATCATTTGATATCGTAGAGTATGTTCCTAATCTGATTAACACTGAGCAGAATGCAGAATTGATTAATCAGCCAACAAAAGAGGAGGTTAAAGTGGCAGTACTTGGACTTAATGGTGATAGTGTTGGGGGGCCAGATG GTTTTGTTAAGGGCAGGAATATAGTAGAAAACATTCTTCTAACTCAGGAGATAGTGACTGACATTAGGCTTAGAACTAAGGATGGAACTAATGTCATCCTGAAGCTAGATATGATCAAAGCTTATGATAGATTATCTTGGCTATTCCTAACCAAGGTACTGAGAAAGATGGGATTCACAGAAAGGTTGATAGGGATTGTCTTTGGATTAGTTTCAAACAATTGGTATTCTATTCTAATCAATGGTCAAGCTCATGGGTTCTTTAAGTCTTCAAGGGGAGTAAAACAAGGTGATCCTGTATCTCCAACTTTGTTTATATTGGCAGCAGAAGCATTATCTAGGGGTCTCAATGCACTACATACTAACCTGTATTTTTGTGGATTTGGGATGCCAAAGTGGAGTCCAAAGATCAATCATTTGGCGTATGCAGATGACATGATTATTTTCTCATCCTCAAATGAAATATCTCTAATGCTGATTATGCAAGTGCTGAAGGCATATGAAGCTGCATCTGGGCAGCTTGTTAACAAGACCAAATCAGTTGTGTACCTGCATCATTTAACAGACATGGAAGTGGTCAGCAAGGTGGATAGGATCACAAGCATTCATAGGAATGATTTCCCTATCATATATCTAGGTTGTCCTATATTTTATGCAAGGATAAAGCTGGAATACTATCAACCCCTAATTACTAAGGTAATGGACAAACTGCAATCATGGAAGGGCAAGTTATTATCAGTATGA